Genomic window (Lycium barbarum isolate Lr01 chromosome 2, ASM1917538v2, whole genome shotgun sequence):
catttccctccacttttgtttccctccatttcccaattcatacttcacctttaaagtcgctcacttaatgcatttgtggactttaaacttaacaattagtttttttttttggtttaaccaTTCGATTCGAAGCCTACTGTCTCAACGTGTAGGTTTCATTAAAGGGGATTTACTTTGTTGAGTACTAGTGAAATTGTTTGAATGTATGTTTGATTTACTTTGTTGTGTTGATTCCTTAATTTCTTGGTTGAGTAATAGtgattttttttggggtgggggtggTTAATCATCCGATTCGAAGCCTACTGGCTCGATACGTAGGTTTCACTAAAGGAAAAATGTACCAtaccaagaattttttttcattCCAGCTTGGACTTGAACTTGAACCTCAAATTAAAGGCATGCATAGACATCCCATCCACCACATCACATCCAGTAACGGAAGTAGAGCACAATTATGATGTTCATCCGAACCTAGTGTTTTCgacatatgtgtgtgtatatatatatatatatatatatatatatatatatatatatatatatatatatatatatattgtaatttTATTTCAACAAATATTATATTTTGTAACccgtaatttaaaaaatataatgcAAGTTATAAAAATTTAAAGGTCGAACCTATCAAATTAAAATCATGAATCTGCATCTGATCACATCCCTTAGTGAATATCGCGTTCGTGATAAATTGACAgtatcgggtgcccgtcatgctttcttttttggggcgtgacattatACTTCAGGGGTAATATAAACTTCAAAAGTTAGGTGTGCAAGTTATAAATTGAGCCAAATCTAGTGCCTtttaaaaaccttttttttttttagtgttttaaGCCTGAATTAAATAACAAAAACTTGTTTAATTTGTACATAGGACATATGTCCTAATTTGAATCAGTCTTCTTTCAACATATCACATATAACGGAATCGAACATCTCCAAGATTATAAAAACACAACCATAGAATTTTTTTTGTCGAAGTGCTATGGAGAAGAGGCTTTTCAGGcgaaaaaaacataaaaattaaaataaaataaaatggctGGGTTACCTCAGTATGATTTTGATGAAaagccttcttcttcttcttcttctaattCATCATTAAATAAAGTACCATTATTTGCAGCAATCGCAAGGGTGGTAACCTTAGCTTCTTTGGTGATTTCATTACTTGTGGTTCAGAATATTGAAGTTTTTGTCACGGACTATGCAAAAATTTACTACGGTTCTTACAATACATACATGTAATCTCTCTTCTCCTTAATCATTACCCAATTggttaaacaaaaataaaaaggaaataatGGTAATAATAAAGATTAACTTTTTAGTGGCTCTCATGCACAAATTTGGATTAGTCAGATCAATAGATCATTTTTATATGAGCATAATTTATTCTTCGTGATATTGAACATATTTTTTTATCCCTATTTGCATTTTAGTGGATTGGTCTGGTATGAGAAGTTATATGAAATAGTATATTACATCATTACTAATTCGTGAATTTATAACGATTGTCGTGTTCTACATGCTTGAATCTCTACAATTCTATGTTCTTTCCGAAAGTGTGCTCATCCCTATGTTGTGTGGAGCTAAGTTTCTTCTATTTGCTCGTGTTAATTTGAAGTCCCACATCCGTAATGATATGGGTaattggtctccttatatggacttgggcaaaCCTCGCCTCATAAATTAGCTTTTGGGTTGAGTTAGGCTCAAGATTCATTCTTTACATGATATCAGAGCAGGATCCATCCCCCATATTAAATTGCTCATGCACCAGATGTCCAGCCCTGGACGTGAGGTGGGGTGTTTGAGTGATCTCTTTATATAGACTTAGACAATCTTCCCCTCATGAACTAACTTTTGGGATTGAGTTAGACCCAAAATCCATTTCTTTATAGCTGGAATAAAGTCTTTCCTCTGCAGGGGCCTTGTGCAGTTAACCCCAACAGGTGGTTGTCCGTTGTCCTAGAggacaaaaaaaatatatgagtttaagttatatatatcaTTAATAATAAATGATTCTTTGCATCATCAAGTAACTTATAATACATCTACAggtaaattattttaaaaaatgtgaGATTTGTAATctttaaaataagataaattacCTACTATAACATGTAATGACAAGTTTAGGAAGTTTTTGATATATTCCACCAAAAAATTAAAcagtgataataatgatgatgcttTCTGtaccgtattaattttattaaatgTGTTTGTAATGATGATCAGTATTAATAACAGCAACAATGAAATAGGATGAGTcttgttttgttttcttcttgTGCAGATACATGCATGGTGTACTAATAGCAGGAATTTGCTACACTGTATTGCTAATTCCTTTTGCAGCATATTACCTGCTAGCAAAGAAACAACTCATAGACCACCAAGCCTTTCGCTGGGTTGAATTTATTGGTGATAAGGTTGGTTCATTAACTTAATTATAACTTCATTTTTCCCATTTTTCAATTACTGACATAAGTAAATATGTGTCCAACATGTTTTTAGGGTGCGTTTGGTAGGAAGGAGAACGTTTTTCACAAAGAATATTTTTTCCAGAAATGTGTTCATGAAAAgtaacaactgatagttgaggtgtgttttgctaactagttggtgatagtttaggtaggaaactctcaCACCTGATAGTTCAGATAGAAAACTAAAAACAACAgtgatacttgaggtgtgtttttgacccttaaaTCTTTTTTATTTGATGAACAAACATGAAGAGAAATTGAAAAAAGTTTTTcggaaaatatttttctccatACCAACACACCCTTAAAGTAggtctattttctatatattgcTAACTATTGTAAATTTTTTGTCCCACCATATCTCAATTGTAAACTTTAATGATAATTAATTGTAAGTATCCATCGTCGATGGACTAGTAAATATGAGGCAAGTAACGTTTATAGTATGTCAAATTATATAAATTGAtgttataaaaaattatttgatgGAATTTATGTAGATCATATTTGCCATATTGGGATCTGGATGTGCAGCATCACTAGCTATAACTGTGGAATTTCAAAAGGTCGAATGGAGCTCGGCCTATGTTGCAAAGTTGCGTACCTTTTTGGCCCTAATGCATGTCCCTAATGCATTTCTTCTAGCAGCATTTGTTAGCTCTCTATTTTCTTCAATCTTTTCATCTCTGAACCTCCGCAAGAGTGAATGATCATCAACAGTGGATTTACGCAAAAGTTTTTCATAAGCGGTGTCGATATTTACAGAAGAGAACCTCCAACCTTGAAGAGCAAAATCAGGCGCTTAACCAATGTGCCAAGTGGCAGATAGGCATTGTCAAGCGGCGTCACTGTCTTTTCTTATCTAGCATTTCCGCATAGTATTAATTCAGACAAAGTGGTGTCACGTGATACCGCTTCGTCCAACGTGTCAGCCCCCCAGTTTGTATGTTCTGCTTTTGTTGTGTGGATATCTTCCTTACTTAGGTTGACTAGTGAAATTAGTTAGTCATTTTTGTGGAGAATATATCAACTCATCTTTGTGTGGTTGAAGATTTTAGCTTatgtttctttttatattatttttaagTTTTGACTGAGATTCAAATTCTTAAAAATCACACATGCAATATATGCGAGAAATTATATCCAATGATCATAAAAATGAATGGTTTTGAACTTTTAATCCCTGTCCCAAAAGCAAACCTTTAAGGTCAAAAGTCCAAAGTGCTGCGCATAGGGCAAAACTTGTTAAACTTGAAGTTTTACCCATAGAGCAAACGAGGTCAAAAGTCTTCAAGGACATTCTTATAAATAATCCCAATATACAGTATGCCTTAGATTCTCTAGGTCCTTGTTATGGTTATGGGCCTCATTGTCGACCCGAaggccatgttttttttttttttttgttttttgttttttgaaccaACAAACATTATACATTTGTCCTTTGGGTTATTCCATTCATCGAGGGGCACGGATAATGCTTGGGACTCGGAAAAGAAGaggggaaaagaaaaaagaagatttGGTTTGGATTCTGAAAAAGTAGTGTAAAGATTTGGCTTGGACACTTAATTTTGATACTGTAACAAGGAACTTTCAACTATAACTTTACACCCATTTTTTTCAGTTTGAAAAAAGATGGAGAAAttaattagtaaaaaaaaaacgtTATTGGTTAAAGTTTGTCTTAGTTAGAATAATGAAAGGGTCTCTCTTTTTCAGACCTACTACCTGTGtaataaatataaaaataatataatcttttataattaaatatagtttaactttaaaattttcattttaccaTTAataaatgatttatagtcacacagaTATTAAagcttattttggaccacacGTGTCAAAAAAATTCCATCCAACTgcgtcttatatatatatatatgcacttaTAGTTACGAACTTATATGCAAGAAAGATGAGTTGCCTCCGTGAAGAGAAAAAAATTCTTGCCTcggacagtggcggagccacatagagccgaggGGCCGAAtcccctcggcggaaaaaaacactgtttttacGAGGTTAAAAtgattttttatgtatatatagtagatgttgaacccccttagtttcttcgtatgtttacctttttatattttgaaccccctcggcggaaatcctAGTTCCGCCACTGGCCTCGGATATTCCTAAATGAAATAGAAAAGAAGTAATTAAGGAAATGAAATGTCGCCTTCTTGAACTATATCATAAACAAATCATCTCCTCCACACCAATTACGAAATTTTCTCTATTGCTCTCGTATATCGTCATAACGTTCGTGTTCAATTAAAAAAACTTCCTATGTCTCAAtctaagtgtcttagtttgattaggtgtgaaatttaagaaataaagagagacttttagattttgtggtcttaaattaaaaatatgtatagTCCTTTAAATCTTATGATCTTAACCTTTTCatataaaattttgaaattaataaaataaattactaaatatagaaagagacatcTACCtaccaataaaaaaaaaacaaaaaaagagaatTAAATTGGGACGAAGGGATAAATTGGATGGATAGAGCAGTAAAAGAAGTTATAGGTTAAACTTTGTCATAGCTAGAATAATGAAAAGGTCTCTCTTCTATGCAGTATAgtactttctctctctctcctatAATCTAATACTTTTTGCTTTTTGAAATTTAAAAGATATGAATATTGgttattttttcaccaaattgatatgagaaaaattgTAAGTTGTAGTATTTTTCATGTAATTttgaaatatataaattttaatcttaaaataataaattaatttaatctaatttagcttaaatatttagttaaattaactctaaaaaaacaaaaattatcatataaattgggacaaaggagtatttgtttttttttttttttttcactgatAAAAGTGAGAGCCTATGAGAGAGAAATAGACCGTGACATTTCTACTTTAATGTTGTGTGCGATTTTGTAGCTGAATTGAGAAGGACAAATGCCTGATTTTAACCTTTCAAACAGTGGCACTGAAAACATTGTAACCTTCATTTTGATGAAACATTTAATATGAACCAAACTGAACCAAATTTCATCAACTT
Coding sequences:
- the LOC132629211 gene encoding CASP-like protein 4D1 isoform X1, with translation MAGLPQYDFDEKPSSSSSSNSSLNKVPLFAAIARVVTLASLVISLLVVQNIEVFVTDYAKIYYGSYNTYIYMHGVLIAGICYTVLLIPFAAYYLLAKKQLIDHQAFRWVEFIGDKIIFAILGSGCAASLAITVEFQKVEWSSAYVAKLRTFLALMHVPNAFLLAAFVSSLFSSIFSSLNLRKSE
- the LOC132629211 gene encoding CASP-like protein 4D1 isoform X2, with product MAGLPQYDFDEKPSSSSSSNSSLNKVPLFAAIARVVTLASLVISLLVVQNIEVFVTDYAKIYYGSYNTYIYMHGVLIAGICYTVLLIPFAAYYLLAKKQLIDHQAFRWVEFIGDKHH